From a region of the Coprococcus comes ATCC 27758 genome:
- a CDS encoding recombinase family protein, with translation MLRQATQNLITALYPRLSHEDELQGESNSISNQKRILETYAKQNGFTNLRWYTDDGFSGANFQRPGFQAMLADIEAGKVGTVIVKDMSRLGRNYLQVGFYTEMLFPQKGVRFIAVNDNVDSASEGMDNDFTPLRNLFNEWLVRDTSKKIKAVKKSKGMSGKPVTSKPVYGYVMDEDENFIIDEEAAPVVQQIYQLCLAGNGPTKIARMLTEQQIPTPGTLEYQRTGSTRRYHPGYECKWATNTVVHILENREYTGCLVNFKTEKPSYKVKHSIENPVEKQAIFENHHEPIIDKETWERVQELRKQRKRPNRYDEVGLFSGILFCADCGHVLYQQRYQNKDRKQDCYICGSYKKRTRNCTAHFIRTDLLTAGVLANLRQVTEYAAKHESRFVKLLVQQNEIGGKRKTAAAIKQLEQAQERISEISRIIKRLYEDNVNGKISDERFMELSADYEAEQAELKKRAAALQAELDKSQAATVNAEKFMGIVRKHLAFEELTPTLLREMIEKIVVHECSYDENGTRRQDIEIYYSFVGKIDLPE, from the coding sequence ATGTTAAGACAAGCCACCCAAAACCTCATTACCGCCCTTTATCCGAGATTGTCCCACGAGGATGAATTGCAAGGCGAGAGTAATTCCATATCGAACCAAAAAAGGATACTCGAAACCTACGCAAAACAGAACGGCTTTACCAATCTGCGCTGGTACACCGACGACGGTTTTTCCGGCGCGAACTTCCAGCGGCCCGGATTTCAAGCCATGCTTGCGGACATTGAAGCCGGGAAAGTGGGTACGGTCATCGTCAAGGACATGAGCCGGTTAGGGCGAAACTACTTGCAGGTAGGGTTTTACACGGAAATGCTGTTCCCTCAAAAGGGTGTGCGTTTTATCGCTGTCAACGATAATGTGGACAGTGCCAGCGAGGGCATGGACAACGATTTTACCCCGCTGCGAAATCTGTTCAATGAATGGCTGGTGAGAGATACGAGCAAGAAAATCAAGGCAGTGAAAAAGTCAAAAGGCATGAGCGGCAAGCCTGTTACCAGCAAGCCGGTTTACGGCTATGTGATGGACGAGGACGAGAATTTTATTATAGACGAGGAAGCCGCCCCGGTGGTGCAGCAGATTTACCAGCTTTGCCTTGCCGGGAACGGCCCGACCAAGATTGCCCGTATGCTGACGGAGCAGCAAATCCCCACGCCGGGGACGCTGGAATATCAGCGGACAGGCAGCACCCGCCGTTATCACCCAGGCTATGAGTGCAAATGGGCGACCAACACCGTCGTTCATATCCTCGAAAACCGAGAGTACACCGGATGTCTGGTGAACTTCAAAACGGAAAAGCCTTCTTATAAGGTCAAGCACAGCATAGAGAACCCCGTCGAGAAGCAGGCCATTTTCGAGAACCACCATGAGCCGATCATCGACAAGGAAACATGGGAACGGGTGCAGGAGTTACGCAAACAGCGCAAACGCCCGAACCGCTACGATGAAGTGGGGCTGTTCTCCGGGATTTTGTTCTGCGCCGACTGCGGCCATGTGCTGTATCAGCAGCGGTATCAGAACAAAGACCGCAAACAGGACTGCTACATCTGCGGCAGCTACAAGAAGCGCACCCGCAACTGTACGGCGCACTTTATCCGCACCGATCTGTTGACCGCTGGTGTCCTGGCAAATCTCCGGCAAGTGACCGAATACGCAGCCAAGCATGAGAGCCGGTTTGTGAAACTACTTGTCCAGCAGAACGAGATCGGCGGCAAGCGAAAGACCGCCGCAGCCATCAAGCAGCTTGAACAGGCGCAGGAACGCATTTCTGAAATCAGCCGCATTATCAAGCGGCTGTATGAGGACAATGTAAACGGCAAAATCAGCGATGAGCGTTTCATGGAACTGTCGGCTGACTACGAAGCCGAGCAAGCGGAGCTGAAAAAGAGAGCCGCCGCCCTGCAAGCCGAACTGGACAAGTCACAGGCAGCTACCGTCAACGCCGAGAAATTTATGGGCATTGTCCGCAAGCACCTTGCCTTTGAAGAACTGACCCCCACTCTCTTGCGGGAAATGATCGAGAAAATTGTGGTGCATGAGTGCAGCTATGATGAGAACGGCACCCGCAGGCAGGACATTGAGATTTATTACAGCTTTGTCGGCAAGATTGACTTGCCCGAATAA
- a CDS encoding sigma-70 family RNA polymerase sigma factor, with the protein MMTLPLNKKQKQLVEKSMDLVPIMIRSMTRTAAYVTEEEQQELCQIGYLALCRSAVGFEEGRSFQPYAKTIIRHAIFDYWRKIARDRSMLCSLDEASSEDEHLHYRDLFSYEDTQTTHPEKDTNQTLLLEHLTQLGTGQSSTIQKGIVALYLQQQGYTSFDLAKHYQVPANRVRAWQSKARKLLQQDDALYALLT; encoded by the coding sequence ATGATGACCTTACCACTAAATAAAAAGCAAAAACAACTGGTGGAAAAATCCATGGATCTGGTTCCGATCATGATTCGTTCCATGACCCGCACCGCTGCCTATGTAACTGAGGAAGAACAACAGGAATTATGTCAGATTGGATATCTGGCTTTGTGCCGGTCGGCTGTCGGATTTGAGGAAGGAAGATCATTCCAGCCTTATGCCAAAACTATCATCCGTCATGCCATCTTTGACTACTGGCGGAAAATTGCCCGTGACCGCTCCATGCTCTGTTCTCTGGACGAAGCATCATCTGAAGATGAACATCTCCATTATCGTGATTTGTTTTCCTACGAGGATACACAAACAACTCACCCGGAAAAGGACACAAACCAGACCTTGCTTCTTGAGCATTTAACCCAGCTTGGCACCGGACAGTCCTCAACTATTCAGAAGGGAATTGTAGCCCTCTATCTGCAACAGCAGGGATATACCAGCTTTGACTTGGCAAAACACTACCAAGTACCAGCCAATCGTGTACGGGCATGGCAGAGCAAAGCACGGAAACTATTACAGCAGGATGATGCACTCTATGCACTTCTGACTTAA
- a CDS encoding DUF3268 family zinc-finger domain-containing protein: protein MKKPKIIRCPYCGGTAILRDASFVYGTHSHGGQVYVCSHYPSCNSYVGVHPGTKIPKGTLANRELRQKRIQAHRIFDQIWQQGILSKPEAYRWVADKFCLTDKQAHIGQFSNYMCDQLIRESADVLKNNHIPFRLRAAS, encoded by the coding sequence ATGAAGAAACCAAAAATCATCCGCTGCCCTTACTGCGGCGGAACAGCAATATTAAGAGATGCATCCTTTGTATATGGAACGCATTCTCATGGCGGACAGGTTTATGTCTGCTCCCACTATCCATCCTGCAATTCCTATGTCGGGGTACATCCGGGAACCAAGATACCAAAAGGAACGCTCGCCAACCGGGAGCTTCGTCAAAAGCGGATTCAGGCACATCGAATTTTCGATCAGATCTGGCAACAGGGCATCCTTTCCAAACCGGAAGCATATCGCTGGGTGGCAGATAAGTTCTGTCTGACAGATAAGCAGGCTCACATCGGACAGTTCAGCAACTATATGTGCGACCAGCTCATTCGGGAATCCGCAGATGTTTTAAAGAACAACCATATTCCCTTCCGCCTCCGGGCAGCCAGCTGA
- a CDS encoding VaFE repeat-containing surface-anchored protein: MLQTYKSYTRRTLAMLLAVLVAVGALFSGSFPVHAADGTISYKAGANIPYGSYFTSRMSFDGSNTAYCVEPLKKTPSSGSYSYDLLSQNSPLRKALYYLNGGYGYDKVVKDKYFSGWSDDNSYVIGHLVVAYIYAGNSADTGAFHGAPQSYIDKALEVASAIQGLPNPPEGFRAFIVPGQGSQTIAGSWYQVPNGWIELKKSSANGSVSDGNPNYSLKGAVYGIYQGEKLIQKLTTDENGYARSGELEEGDYTIKELSASKGYIVDTKAHKVTVKAEQTSAANVTDIPQNNPMNLVLEKLDAETKKASPQGAASLANAEFTVKFYTEQSDSDPAEAGKKPARTWVLKTDVSGKMHFTKDSFVSGDAFYYTSDGKTVCLPLGTITVQESKAPAGYQLNPTVFVQKITGDGKQEMVSVYQSSTIEESVIRGGVKIQKRDSETGEAKPQGSATLEGTVFAITTLNENPVLVDGTSYTKDQVVLTLTADKSGSAATAKDALPFGHYRVDETTAPSGYLNSGKISVEFDITEQGKIVELTAKDNSISNQVIRGDLEFVKIADGSQNRLANVPFKITSKTTGESHVIVTDANGYASTSSKWNKHTANTNRGESSEDGIWFGTSKPDDSKGALIYDTYTLAEQRCDSNKGMDLLTFEVKVYKDSVLIQVGTLTDDAIEIGTTALDAETGTHMSQPAKEVTIEDVVEYEGLKKGQKYKLTGTLMDKKTGEPILVDEKPVISETEFTAKKSSGSVKVTFTFDATSLKGKTTVVFEELYQDEMQLAVHTDINDEDQTIYFPEIKTTAKDADTNSNISCAKEEITLVDTVSFKGLVPNQKYEVTGTLIDKETKKPVEADGKPVTAKASFKPKESAGTVDVTFTFDASSLKGKTVVVFESLAYKDKEVAVHTDIADEGQTIYFPEIKTTATDAASGTHYAKPEKELTLTDLVEYKNLIPGKEYKLTGTLMDAETEKPFDVDGKAVTAETSFTPEEANGSVELSFTFDASALSGKTLVAFETMTFEDHEVAVHADIKDANQTIYFPEIKTTAKDGSDGDQDVSASKEATIVDTVTYHGLMPGSEYKVIGTLMNKETGEALLKDGKPVTAQAEFKAKKAGGSVEVTFTFDASALAGQDVVVFEKLYYTDGKTEHEIASHEDLKDEGQTVHMTELPKEPETPPVAPPVKTGDETPLLLYAGIAIAALAGASVLGIVYFKRKKKHQ, from the coding sequence ATGTTACAGACATACAAATCCTATACCAGACGGACGCTGGCTATGCTGCTGGCAGTCCTTGTCGCAGTCGGCGCATTGTTTTCCGGCAGTTTTCCGGTTCATGCAGCCGACGGCACCATCAGCTATAAGGCAGGTGCCAATATCCCTTACGGCAGCTATTTTACCTCCCGCATGAGCTTTGACGGGAGCAATACTGCCTACTGCGTGGAACCACTGAAGAAAACACCTTCCTCTGGTTCCTATTCCTATGACCTTTTAAGCCAGAACTCCCCGCTCAGAAAAGCGCTCTACTACTTAAACGGCGGTTACGGCTACGATAAAGTCGTCAAGGATAAATATTTCAGTGGCTGGAGTGATGATAACAGCTATGTCATCGGACATCTGGTTGTCGCTTACATCTATGCCGGTAATTCCGCTGACACCGGAGCTTTCCATGGCGCCCCGCAGTCCTATATTGATAAAGCACTGGAAGTAGCCAGTGCCATTCAGGGACTTCCGAACCCGCCGGAAGGCTTCCGGGCATTCATCGTTCCGGGACAGGGCAGCCAGACCATTGCCGGAAGCTGGTATCAGGTTCCAAACGGCTGGATCGAACTGAAAAAATCTTCTGCCAACGGAAGCGTATCGGACGGGAATCCGAATTACAGCTTAAAGGGTGCTGTGTATGGGATCTATCAGGGTGAGAAGCTCATCCAGAAACTGACCACTGATGAAAACGGGTATGCCAGATCCGGCGAACTGGAGGAAGGCGATTATACCATAAAAGAGCTCTCTGCTTCCAAAGGCTACATTGTAGACACCAAAGCTCACAAAGTCACCGTAAAAGCAGAACAGACTTCTGCTGCAAACGTAACAGATATTCCGCAGAATAATCCCATGAATCTGGTGCTTGAAAAGCTGGATGCCGAAACAAAGAAAGCCTCCCCACAGGGAGCAGCTTCCCTTGCAAACGCAGAATTTACAGTCAAGTTCTATACCGAGCAGTCTGACAGTGATCCTGCGGAAGCTGGAAAGAAACCGGCACGTACCTGGGTATTAAAAACAGATGTTTCCGGAAAGATGCATTTTACCAAAGATTCCTTTGTAAGCGGCGATGCCTTTTACTATACCAGTGATGGCAAGACCGTCTGTCTTCCGCTCGGTACCATAACGGTACAGGAAAGCAAAGCCCCTGCCGGATACCAGCTCAATCCAACTGTCTTCGTACAGAAAATTACAGGTGACGGTAAGCAGGAAATGGTTTCGGTATACCAGTCTTCTACCATAGAAGAATCTGTCATCCGTGGCGGAGTGAAGATCCAGAAACGTGACAGCGAGACCGGAGAAGCAAAACCGCAGGGTTCTGCCACTTTGGAAGGTACTGTCTTTGCGATCACTACGTTAAATGAAAATCCGGTATTAGTAGACGGAACATCCTACACGAAAGATCAGGTTGTCCTTACACTTACTGCCGATAAATCCGGTTCTGCTGCAACTGCAAAAGATGCTCTCCCATTCGGACATTACCGTGTGGATGAAACAACTGCACCTTCCGGTTATCTGAACAGCGGAAAGATCTCTGTAGAATTTGACATCACAGAACAGGGAAAAATCGTGGAACTGACTGCAAAAGACAATTCCATCTCCAATCAGGTCATCCGCGGGGATCTGGAATTTGTCAAGATTGCTGACGGCAGCCAGAACCGTCTGGCAAATGTGCCATTTAAGATCACTTCCAAAACAACAGGCGAAAGCCATGTGATTGTGACAGATGCCAACGGTTATGCCAGCACTTCCTCCAAATGGAACAAACATACCGCAAATACCAACCGGGGTGAGTCTTCGGAAGACGGCATCTGGTTCGGCACCTCCAAACCGGATGATTCCAAAGGCGCTCTCATTTACGATACTTACACTCTGGCGGAACAGCGTTGTGATTCCAACAAAGGCATGGATCTTTTAACCTTTGAAGTCAAGGTTTATAAGGATTCTGTTCTGATACAGGTTGGAACTCTGACCGATGATGCCATTGAGATCGGCACGACTGCTCTGGATGCCGAGACCGGTACACACATGAGCCAGCCGGCAAAAGAAGTGACCATTGAAGACGTTGTGGAATACGAAGGACTGAAAAAGGGCCAGAAATACAAACTGACTGGAACCTTAATGGATAAAAAAACCGGGGAACCAATCCTTGTGGATGAAAAACCGGTGATTTCTGAAACTGAATTTACTGCAAAGAAATCCTCCGGCTCCGTCAAAGTAACCTTTACCTTTGATGCAACTTCCTTAAAGGGAAAAACAACCGTTGTCTTCGAGGAATTATATCAGGATGAGATGCAGCTTGCAGTCCATACCGACATCAACGATGAAGACCAGACCATCTATTTCCCGGAAATCAAGACTACTGCGAAAGATGCGGACACGAACTCCAATATTTCCTGTGCAAAGGAAGAAATCACGCTGGTGGATACGGTTTCCTTTAAGGGGCTGGTTCCTAACCAGAAATATGAAGTGACTGGAACTCTGATAGATAAAGAAACAAAGAAACCAGTCGAAGCAGACGGAAAACCGGTGACAGCAAAAGCATCCTTCAAGCCAAAAGAATCCGCTGGTACGGTAGATGTTACCTTTACCTTTGATGCCAGCTCCTTAAAAGGGAAAACAGTAGTTGTCTTTGAATCCCTGGCTTACAAAGACAAGGAAGTTGCCGTACACACAGACATTGCGGATGAAGGACAGACTATTTACTTCCCGGAAATCAAAACCACTGCAACAGATGCTGCTTCCGGCACACACTATGCAAAACCGGAAAAAGAACTGACGCTTACAGACCTTGTGGAATACAAAAACCTGATCCCAGGCAAAGAGTACAAGCTGACAGGAACACTCATGGATGCGGAAACCGAAAAACCTTTCGATGTGGATGGCAAAGCTGTGACTGCAGAAACAAGTTTCACTCCGGAAGAAGCTAACGGCAGCGTAGAGCTTTCCTTTACCTTTGATGCCTCTGCACTTTCCGGAAAAACGCTCGTGGCATTTGAAACAATGACTTTTGAAGATCACGAAGTAGCGGTACATGCGGACATCAAAGATGCCAACCAGACCATCTACTTCCCGGAAATCAAAACCACAGCCAAAGACGGCAGTGACGGGGATCAGGATGTCTCTGCTTCCAAGGAAGCGACTATCGTAGATACGGTCACTTATCATGGTCTGATGCCTGGATCTGAGTACAAAGTCATCGGAACCCTGATGAATAAGGAAACCGGAGAGGCTTTGTTAAAAGACGGAAAACCAGTTACCGCTCAGGCAGAATTTAAAGCAAAAAAAGCTGGCGGCTCTGTGGAAGTTACCTTTACCTTCGACGCTTCTGCTCTTGCCGGACAGGATGTGGTTGTCTTTGAAAAGCTCTACTATACAGACGGAAAAACCGAGCATGAGATTGCTTCCCATGAGGATCTGAAGGATGAAGGTCAGACCGTACACATGACGGAGCTTCCGAAAGAACCGGAGACGCCTCCGGTAGCTCCGCCTGTAAAGACCGGCGATGAGACGCCGCTTCTCCTGTATGCCGGAATCGCCATAGCTGCACTTGCAGGTGCAAGTGTCCTGGGCATCGTTTACTTCAAACGCAAAAAGAAACATCAGTAA